TCGGCCGTGGTGGATGCCAAGGGGCAGGTCGTTTCCGGCCTTGCCTACGATGTCCCCGGTTTTGTGGATGCAACCCTTCCGGGTAAATTCGCGCCGACGGAACGGGCAACACGGCAGAACCGGGCGTTTCTGATTGCCCTGTCCATTCTCCTCGGGACGGCGCTTATTTCTCGCATGGGTTTTAGAAATCGGATGAATTGACCCAAAACCCCTAAAATAGCATAGTGCACGCCGCCGGCCGTTCTCCTGTATTGTAGCGACCTTCAGAGTCTGCGCATACAACGTGACGTTAAGTTTTCGTTAAGGCTGCCGGTGGGTAGGGGCCATTCCGCGTTAGGACGAAAGTGATGATGGAAAACAAGAAGAAGCCGAATCCGATCGATATACATGTCGGCAGCCGGATCCGGCTTCGCAGGACCATGCTCGGCATGAGCCAGGAGAAGCTGGGCGAAAGCCTCGGCATCACCTTCCAGCAGATTCAGAAATACGAGAAGGGCACGAACCGCGTCGGCGCCAGCCGCCTGCAGAACATTTCGAGCATTCTCAACGTGCCGGTCTCCTTCTTCTTCGAGGATGCCCCGGGCGAGCAGGCGGATGCCCAGGCCGGCTTCGCCGAAGCCTCCAGCTCCAACTATGTCGTCGACTTCCTCTCCTCCTCCGAAGGCCTGCAGCTCAACCGCGCCTTCGTGAAGATCGGCGATCCCAAGGTGCGCCGCAAGCTGGTCGATCTGGTGAAGGCGCTGGCCGCCGAGGCCGAGGTCGAGTGACCTGTCCCTGCCGGAACGCATGAAGGAACGGCCCTGCGGGGCCGTTTTTCATGCCTGCCGGCCGCTTCTGCGCGGCGGATGCGGCAAATCATCCGGGAATTTGGGACATAAAGATATACTTATGTCCTTGTCTTTGCCGCGCGAACTGAATAACTACGGTCGTAGTCCATTTCTTTGAGGGGAATTCCCGCATGCGCAGCAGTTACCTCTTCACCAGCGAGTCCGTCGCCGAAGGCCATCCGGACAAGGTGTGCGACCGTATCTCCGACGAAATCGTCGATCTGGTCTACCGTGAAGCCGTGAAGTCGAAGATCGATCCCTGGTCGGTCCGCATCGCCTGCGAGACGCTTGCAACGACCAATCGCGTCGTCATCGCCGGTGAGGTCCGCCTGCCGCCGAGCCTTCTCAAGAAAGACAAGAACGGCGCCGACGTCATCAATCCGTCCAAGTTCAAGTCCGCCGCCCGCAAGGCGATCCGCGATATCGGCTACGAGCAGGACGGCTTCAACTGGAAGACCGTGAAGATCGACGTGCTGCTGCACTCGCAGTCCGCCGACATCGCCCAGGGCGTCGACAACGCCGCCGACAAGCAGGGCGACGAGGGCGCGGGCGACCAGGGCATCATGTTCGGCTATGCCTGCCGCGAAACCCCGGAACTGATGCCGGCCCCGATCTACTATTCGCACCGCATCCTCCAGCTTCTCGCCGCCGCCCGCAAGACGGGCGAGGGCGATGCCGGCAAGCTCGGCCCGGACGCCAAGAGCCAGGTGACCGTGCGCTATGTCGACGGCAAGCCGGCCGACGTCACCTCCATCGTGCTGTCCACGCAGCATCTCGATGCGAGCTGGGATTCCAAGAAGGTGCGCCAGGTCGTCGAGCCCTATATCCGCGAGGCGCTGGCCGACCTGAAGATCGCCGACGATTGCTCCTGGTACATCAACCCGACGGGCAAATTCGTCATCGGCGGCCCGGACGGTGACGCCGGCCTCACCGGCCGCAAGATCATCGTCGACACCTATGGCGGCGCGGCCCCGCATGGCGGCGGCGCCTTCTCCGGCAAGGACACGACCAAGGTCGACCGTTCGGCCGCCTATGCCGCGCGCTATCTCGCCAAGAACGTCGTTGCCGCCGGCCTTGCCGACCGCTGCACGATCCAGCTCTCCTACGCCATCGGTGTCGCCCAGCCGCTATCGATCTATGTCGACCTGCACGGCACCGGCAAGGTGAGCGAGGATGCGGTGGAAGCGGCGATCCGCAAGGTCATGGACCTGTCGCCGTCGGGTATCCGCCGCCATCTCGACCTCAACAAGCCGATCTATGCCAAAACCTCCGCCTATGGCCATTTCGGCCGCAAGGCCGGCCGTGACGGCTCGTTCTCCTGGGAGCGCCTCGACCTCGTCAAGGCCCTCAAGGACGCCATAAAGAACTGAGGCCGACATGACCGATGCAGAGCGCCGTAGCCGCGCGACCGAAGCCTTCTTCGGTCGCCGCAAGGGAAAGCCGCTGCGCGAGCGGCAGGCGCAGCATCTCGAGACGCTGCTACCGGTGCTGAAGGTCGACCTCTCGACCCCGGCTCCGGCGGATCTCGCAACGCTCTATGATTTCACGCCGGCCCGCACCCGCCTCGAGATCGGTTTCGGCGGCGGCGAGCACCTGATCCATCGCGCGGTGGAAAGCCCGGACACCGCCTTCATCGGCGTCGAGCCCTTCGTCAATTCCATGGCGAAGCTGGTCGGCAGCGTGGAGGAGAAGGGCGCGAGGAATATCCGCCTTTACGACGACGATGCGACGGAACTCCTGGACTGGCTGCCGGCGGCCTCGCTCGACCAAATCGACCTGCTCTATCCCGATCCCTGGCCCAAGCGGAAGCACTGGAAGAGGCGCTTCGTGTCGAAGGTCAATCTGGATCGCTTCGCCCGCGTTATGAAGCCGGGCGGCATCTTCTGCTTCGCGTCCGACATCGACACCTATGTCAACTGGACGCTGATGCATTGCGGGGCGCATCCCGCCTTCGTCTGGACCGCGGAAAACGCGGCCGATTGGCTGACGCCCTATGCCGGCTGGCCGGGCACGCGCTACGAGGCCAAGGCCAGGCGCGAGGGCCGCAAGTCGGCCTATCTCACCTTCCGCCGGCTCTGACGGAAAGCGTTTTTCAGGGCACTATCGTCAGTGCAGGCTGACCGTGCGCAGATCGTCCTCGGCGGCCTTGTAGAAGGTGCTGGAACGGTTGTCGGTGAGCAGGATCGGCGTGCCGTCCGCGCCGAACAGCGCCCACAGGTCGAGGCTCGGGTCGATTTCGGGCGCTTCCGGGAAGACGCGGGAGACTTCCTCGGCCTTCATCTTGCGGATGTAGCCGACTTCGCCGGCGCCCAGATGCGCAAGATCCGCCTTCGATACGGTGGTGGGGGTAACGGTTTTCAGGCCCATTTTTGCCTCCATGGCAATGCCGGACTTGCCGGCCACCGGACGCTGATGGCCACCATGGCCCATCGGTCGTTCGGCGATCAGGTTATGCGCGAAACGGTCCGGCGGGTGTTCCCGCAGGAACGGCTCACGTTCTAGTCTGGTACGGAAATGTTAATTTTCTTTACCATACGCACGGGCTCCGGCCGGACGAGGTCCACCGAGAGCAGGCCGTTCTTCAGTTCGGCGCCGGAAACATGCATGCCGTCGGCAAGCACGAAGGTACGCTGGAACTGGCGGGCGGCGATGCCGCGGTAAAGATAGTCCCTTTCGCCGGGGTCTGTCTGCCGGCCGCGGATGACGAGCTGGTTTTCCTCCGTCGTCACGTCCAGCTCCTCCTCGGAGAAGCCCGCCACGGCAAGCGTGATGCGCAGGCGCTCCGGGGCGCCCGTCTCGCCGTCCGGCCGAAGCCGCTCGATATTGTACGGCGGATAGCCATCGTTGCCCTTGGCGATGCGCTCGAGGGTCTTTTCCATGGCGTCGAAGCCCAGCAGCAGCGGGCTCGTGAAAGGGGTCATGCGTGTCATCGTCCAGTCCTTGGCTTCAAGCGACTTTGGCGAGGCCCGGCTGCGGCGCCCCGACGGCTGCAATATGGTGATTGCGCGATGCCGGCGCAAGACGCTTGCGAAAGGCGGCCCGGCAAATATAGTCGCCGCTTCCCCGCCGGTCCGGCGCAATCAGAAAACAGGAATGAAGCGGCATGTCCGAGCCAAGGAAAATCATCATCGACACCGATCCCGGCCAGGACGACGCCGCCGCCATCATGCTGGCGCTTGGCAGCCCGGAGCTGGAAATCCTCGGCATCACCACGGTCGCCGGCAACGTGCCGCTGTCGCGCACCTCCACCAATGCCCGCATCATCCTGGAATTCTGCTCCCGGCCGGACGTCAGGGTCTTCGCCGGCGCCGACAGGCCGATCGCCCGTCCGCTGGTGACGGCCGAGCACGTCCACGGCAAGACCGGCCTCGACGGCCCGGACCTGCACGAGCCGAAGATGCAGCTCGAAACGCAGCACGCCGTCGACTTCATCGTCGAGACGCTGAAGCGCGAGCCGGCCGGCACCGTAACGCTCTGCACGCTCGGCCCGCTGACCAACATCGCGCTCGCGCTGGAAAAGGCGCCGGAGATCGCCGGCCGCGTGCGCGAGCTGGTCATGATGGGCGGCGGCTTCTTCGAGGGGGGCAACATCACGCCGGCCGCCGAATTCAACGTCTATGTCGACCCGGAGGCGGCCGCCGCCGTCTTCAGGTCCGGCATCCCGATCATCATGATGCCGCTCGACGTCACCCACAAGGTACTGACGCTGAAGAGCCGCGTCGAGAAGCTGCGCGCGATCGGCAACCGCCCGGCGCTCGCCCTCGTCCAGATGCTGGAATTCTTCGAGCGCTTCGACATCGAGAAATACGGTTCCGACGGCGGCCCGCTGCACGATCCGACCGTCATCGCCTATCTGCTGAAGCCGGAGCTTTTCGGCGGGCGCGATTGCAATGTCGAGGTCGAGACGGTTTCGCCGCTCACCGTCGGCATGACCGTTGTCGATTGGTGGCAGGTGACCGACCGCAAGCACAATGCGCGCGTCATGAAGGATGTCGATGCGGACGGCTTCTTCGCGCTCCTCACCGAGCGCGTCGGACGCCTTTGATGCGCGGCCCCGCTCCGGGGACCGAGGCCCGCTTCCACAAGGAGATGGCGGGCCTCTACGACCGCTTCGCCGAACTCGGCTTCCGCCCCGTCCTGCTGCGCCGCTGCGTCACGCTCAATGGCGGCGTGGCGGCGGCGAAGGAGTTCGTCTTCACGCCCGGCGCGACCGGCCTTGAGCGCCTTATCGACGCCGGCAAGCCGGAACTTTCCATGGAAGCGCTGATGCTGCGTCCCGAATACCGGGGCCTCTTCACCGAGCTGGAGCTGAAGGAGGCCGCCCGCCGCCTCGCCAATGCCGCGCCCGGCCGCTCCCGCGGCCGCCTCCAGCCCCAGCCGACGGAACGCAAGTAACCGGCCCGCAGGCGCGGCGTCACGTTCATTCGCCTGTCATCGCGGCATGGTCAAAGAGGCCATGCTCGAAGACATCGCTCCAGATTCGTCCTTCCCCGCCGCGTCCGATGACCGGGCGCCCACCGTCCTCGTCGTGACGGATGCCTGGCGGCCGCAGCTCAACGGCGTGGTGCACACGCTGGAGGAGCTGGCCCGCTCGGCGGCGGAGGAGGGGGTCGATGTCGTCTTCCTGACGCCCGAGAAATTCACGACCATCCCGCTGCCGTCCTATCCGGAGATCCGGCTCGCCATCGCCTCGAGCCGCCAGGTGCTGGCCGAGATCGAGGCCGTCGCGCCGGATTACATCCATATCGCGACCGAGGGTCCGCTCGGCATGGCGGCGCGGCGCGCCTGCCTGCAGCGCCGGCTGCCCTTCACCACGGCCTATCACACGCGCTTTCCCGAATTCATCAGCGCGCGCCTGCCCATACCGGAAAGCTGGAGCTATTGGTGGCTGCGGCGCTTCCACAATTCCGGCGCGGGCATGATGGTGGCCACCAGGTCGCTGGGTGCGGAAATGGCGGCGCGCGGCTTCGTGCGCATCAAGCGCTGGTCGCGCGGGGTGGATACCAAGCTGTTCGACCCGGCAAGGCGCCGCGATCTCGGCCTGCCACGGCCGGTCTTCCTCAATGTCGGGCGCGTGGCGGTGGAAAAGAACCTGCCCGCCTTCCTCGGCCTCGATTTACCGGGCAGCAAGGTCGTCGTCGGCGACGGGCCGGACCTTGCGGCGCTGCGCCAGCGTTATCCCGACGTGCATTTCCTCGGCCGCAAGACCGGCGAGGAGCTTGCGGCCGTCTACGCCTCGGCCGACGTCTTCGTCTTCCCGAGCCGCACGGATACGTTCGGCAATGTCATGCTGGAGGCTTTGGCGAGCGGCGTTCCCGTTGCCGCCTTTCCAGTCACTGCCCCGCGCGATGTGCTGGGTGAGGCAGGTGCCTTGTCGGAAAACCTGCGGGAAGCAGCCCTTGCCGCGCTCGATATCCCGAAGGAGGTCGCGCTTGCCCGCGCGGCCACCTATAGCTGGCGCGCCTGCGCCCGCGAATTCCTCGGGAACCTCGCCCGCGTGCCGCGCGGTGCTTTCGCGGCACGCCGTTTGAGCCTGCGGTAGCATTTCCAGCAAAAGTGCGAAGTGGTTTTGCGTTCGGAAATGCGGAAATAGTCTAGTTTGCAGCCTTCAGCAGCGCCGCGACCAGCCCGGCCGTCGAGGAATCGTGCCCTGCAGCGCTCTCCTTGCCTTCCACGACCGGCAGCAGGCCCGTCGCCAGCTCCTTGCCGAGTTCCACGCCCCACTGATCGAAGGAATTGATGTTGAAGAGCGCGCCTTCCACGAAGACGCGGTGCTCGTAGAGCGCGATCAGCCGGCCGAGCGCGAAGGGCGTCAGGCTGTCATAGACCATGGTGATCGACGGGCGGTTACCCGAGAAGACGCGGTGCGGTGCGATCCGGTCTGCCTTCGCCTCGTCCATGCCCT
The Shinella zoogloeoides DNA segment above includes these coding regions:
- a CDS encoding helix-turn-helix domain-containing protein is translated as MMENKKKPNPIDIHVGSRIRLRRTMLGMSQEKLGESLGITFQQIQKYEKGTNRVGASRLQNISSILNVPVSFFFEDAPGEQADAQAGFAEASSSNYVVDFLSSSEGLQLNRAFVKIGDPKVRRKLVDLVKALAAEAEVE
- a CDS encoding glycosyltransferase family 1 protein; this translates as MLEDIAPDSSFPAASDDRAPTVLVVTDAWRPQLNGVVHTLEELARSAAEEGVDVVFLTPEKFTTIPLPSYPEIRLAIASSRQVLAEIEAVAPDYIHIATEGPLGMAARRACLQRRLPFTTAYHTRFPEFISARLPIPESWSYWWLRRFHNSGAGMMVATRSLGAEMAARGFVRIKRWSRGVDTKLFDPARRRDLGLPRPVFLNVGRVAVEKNLPAFLGLDLPGSKVVVGDGPDLAALRQRYPDVHFLGRKTGEELAAVYASADVFVFPSRTDTFGNVMLEALASGVPVAAFPVTAPRDVLGEAGALSENLREAALAALDIPKEVALARAATYSWRACAREFLGNLARVPRGAFAARRLSLR
- the trmB gene encoding tRNA (guanosine(46)-N7)-methyltransferase TrmB, yielding MTDAERRSRATEAFFGRRKGKPLRERQAQHLETLLPVLKVDLSTPAPADLATLYDFTPARTRLEIGFGGGEHLIHRAVESPDTAFIGVEPFVNSMAKLVGSVEEKGARNIRLYDDDATELLDWLPAASLDQIDLLYPDPWPKRKHWKRRFVSKVNLDRFARVMKPGGIFCFASDIDTYVNWTLMHCGAHPAFVWTAENAADWLTPYAGWPGTRYEAKARREGRKSAYLTFRRL
- a CDS encoding DUF1150 family protein, with translation MGLKTVTPTTVSKADLAHLGAGEVGYIRKMKAEEVSRVFPEAPEIDPSLDLWALFGADGTPILLTDNRSSTFYKAAEDDLRTVSLH
- the metK gene encoding methionine adenosyltransferase, translated to MRSSYLFTSESVAEGHPDKVCDRISDEIVDLVYREAVKSKIDPWSVRIACETLATTNRVVIAGEVRLPPSLLKKDKNGADVINPSKFKSAARKAIRDIGYEQDGFNWKTVKIDVLLHSQSADIAQGVDNAADKQGDEGAGDQGIMFGYACRETPELMPAPIYYSHRILQLLAAARKTGEGDAGKLGPDAKSQVTVRYVDGKPADVTSIVLSTQHLDASWDSKKVRQVVEPYIREALADLKIADDCSWYINPTGKFVIGGPDGDAGLTGRKIIVDTYGGAAPHGGGAFSGKDTTKVDRSAAYAARYLAKNVVAAGLADRCTIQLSYAIGVAQPLSIYVDLHGTGKVSEDAVEAAIRKVMDLSPSGIRRHLDLNKPIYAKTSAYGHFGRKAGRDGSFSWERLDLVKALKDAIKN
- a CDS encoding Hsp20 family protein gives rise to the protein MTRMTPFTSPLLLGFDAMEKTLERIAKGNDGYPPYNIERLRPDGETGAPERLRITLAVAGFSEEELDVTTEENQLVIRGRQTDPGERDYLYRGIAARQFQRTFVLADGMHVSGAELKNGLLSVDLVRPEPVRMVKKINISVPD
- a CDS encoding nucleoside hydrolase, with protein sequence MSEPRKIIIDTDPGQDDAAAIMLALGSPELEILGITTVAGNVPLSRTSTNARIILEFCSRPDVRVFAGADRPIARPLVTAEHVHGKTGLDGPDLHEPKMQLETQHAVDFIVETLKREPAGTVTLCTLGPLTNIALALEKAPEIAGRVRELVMMGGGFFEGGNITPAAEFNVYVDPEAAAAVFRSGIPIIMMPLDVTHKVLTLKSRVEKLRAIGNRPALALVQMLEFFERFDIEKYGSDGGPLHDPTVIAYLLKPELFGGRDCNVEVETVSPLTVGMTVVDWWQVTDRKHNARVMKDVDADGFFALLTERVGRL